The Leishmania donovani BPK282A1 complete genome, chromosome 23 DNA segment CGCAGGGCAGGGCATTTTCGTTTGTAACGTGCGCCAgtgcggggggagggcgagtaGCCCACGAATGATGACCGCAAGAGAAGTGAAGCCCACGCATCGAAGCGTCAGGCGAGAAAGACGGTTGTGAAGGCGGTGTGGAGGACGGCGGTGCTCTTCGCATCTGCATCGGGGGCGGCGTGTGCGACGAGGAAAACGATACCTTCACCCACTCCATCCTCCAAAGGGACTGTCTCTCCGCCCATGAGCGCAGGAAACAGAAAAGACGCGCCACTGTCTCTCCCGCGCACGCTTATTTTGCTACCGCCTcgtccctcctccccgcgGTCATTTCGCCTCTCCGCCGCATCCCATGCCACGCGCTTTCACTTTTGCGCTCGCGGTGACCCTCGGGTCAGCACTCGACCTCGATCAGCCGGGATGCCCGACCCTCCCTCTATGCGTGAGAGAGCGCTCCTGCCTTGCCCGGTGCGCTGTCGCTTCACCTCATTTGCCCCTCGCGCAAGACCTCCGCACAGCCTCCCCTGCCTCCGTCGCGATACACAAGCAGACATATACACCTCTTCAGCCACAAGTACACCCTCCTCCATTGCTCTGCCGCGAAGTCAGGCGTATGACTCTGATTCTGTCATCGTCGTTGctgtgctggcgcgctgctcacTCCTCTATCGAGGCGtggcgcgctgcgcaacTGCGCAGGGCTCGCGTCTTCCTATCTCCCGTCTTCTCGTTATCTGCCTTTCGTTTCTCCTTATCTCTcccccaaacacacacagcctCTCGTATCCTGAGCACCAACGCTGGCCTTTCCCATCCAGCGGGCCTCCTTTCCTGTCTGCTCCCTTCGCACAACTGCacatcatcatcgccgctgccgtcggcaCCCGCTTCCGTTAACGCGAAGGTCTTTCCTCCACTCTCTCGGGTTTCTTCCAGCGCGCTGCGGTATCGACATCTGAGCACCGCTTCCCTGACACGGCCGCGTGCACCCGCACCGCTCTAGCGGCCGCCATGCAGTACGAGGACCCGCGCCATCAcagcgcagcgtcagcggaGCGCAGAGCGCTGCCGAAAGGTGGGCATCAGAATGGCGCCGCTGAACAGCTTGCAACCGCTTCAAAGGCCACGGCAGCGAATCGCCAAGCTGCACTGCACGAGCGCGATACGCTGAAGCAGCGAATAACGGAGCTGTGGGGCCCGCCGAAGCACTACGTGGAGTGCGACGAGGAccgcgcctccttcagcCATCGCATGTGGTACTTCTTTGTGTATccgatggtgctgctcgcaTCACGGGAACAGATCAGTCTTGAGAATATGCCCCCGCCAACGCGggatgtgcgcgcgcacgactGCGGGCTGCGGCTGTCGCGTGCTGTGCAGGCGGCGATGTACGAGCGGAACGCGTGGAACTGCATGGTTGGGACGGAGGTCGTGAGCACGCTGGACGCTTCGAGTCGCGGTGTTCTGCGGTGGGTCggggtgccgcagcagggcgGGTACACGCGGATGATGGCTGGCGTGGAGTGGAGCGTGCCGCCGGCtctgcgcaccgctgcgaggTCCGACGACAGCGGTGNNNNNNNNNNNNNNNNNNNNNNNNNNNNNNNNNNNNNNNNNNNNNNNNNNNNNNNNNNNNNNNNNNNNNNNNNNNNNNNNGGTGACGTGCGTAAGGTTGCTGTCGTCGGATGGGAGGCCCGTGGACGCTGCTTCTgtgccgacgccgcgccggctCTCTCTCATGCGCGTGCTCCTGGCATCGCTGCCGGAGTATTTTTGGTGGCAGGTTCCCTTCAAGCTTGTTGGTGACGTGTGCACCCTCACTATACCTTTTCTCTTGAAGGCGTTTGTGCACTTCATCAGCGAGCGCAACCAGAGCTGGGCGTACGGGCTGGTGCTAACAGTGACGTTCTTCCTGACACAACTGATGCAGAGCACCTGCCTGCACCGCTTCTACTACGTGAGCATCAAATGTGGTCTGCAGTACCGCTCCGCCCTTAACGGGTTGATATTTGAGAAGGTGTTCACGATCTCCCACAAGGCTCTGGCAGATCCACAGATGAACACAGGCCGCATCATCAACATGATGAGCACGGACACCGAGCAGGCAAACCAGTTCATGCAGTATTGCATGTACATCTGGAGCAGCCCCATGGTGTTTCTTATCTCCATCTCATTTCTCAGTCGCTTGGTGGGTTGGTGCTCCATCATGGCtgtcgtggcgctgctcatgACGCTGCCGATCAACGGTTGGCTGATGAAGTGGCagatggcggcgcggcgaaaGCTCGTCAAGGCAACGGATGTGCGCGTGAAAGCGGCGAACGAGTTCTTCTCGGGCATCCGCGTCGCCAAGTTTATGACGTGGGAGCCGCGGTTTATCGCCAACAtcgaggagaagcgcgccTTGGAGGTGTCGTACTTGAAGCAGGTGCAGACCGCGCGAGTCTGCACGTCGTTTGTGAGCATGGCCACCCCACAGGTCATGATCGCCGCGGTGTTCATTGTGTATTACCTGCTTGGGCACGAGCTCACGCCGACGGTGGTGTACCCGACTATCTCTCTCCTTGGCATTATCAGGATGCCGTTTAATATGCTGCCGTTAGTGTTCACCCTGTCGGCGCAGTACCTTGTGGCCATCACGCGTATCAACAAATTCCTCGAGTGCGACAACGCCACCTGCTCCACTGTGCAGGACATGGAGGAGTACTGGAGGGAGCAGCGCGAACACAGCACTGCGTGCCAGCTTGCCGCTGTGCTGGAGAACGTCGACGTGACTGCCTTTGTGCCCGTGAAACTGCCGTTTGCGCCGAAGGTGAAGACGTCTCTGCTTTCTCGGGCTCTGCGGATGCTGTGCTGCGGGCGCTGCCGACCTGCGAAGCAGTACCCCGCGCCAACGGCTGTGGCGGAGGATGTGTGCGCGGCTTTGCCATtatcgccctcgccgccgtcttcgtcggcatcgccgcgcGGAGGCGCCTTTCGTAAGGGTAAGGTTGAGGCGGATGACTTCTTCGAGCTGGAGccgaaggtgctgctgcacgacgtGTCTGTGAGCGTCCCGCGCGGGAAGCTGACGGTTGTGCTTGGCGCGACCGGGAGCGGGaagtcgacgctgctgcagtcgctgctgtcgcagtTCGAGATCAGCGAGGGCCGCGTGTGGGCGGAGCGGAGCATCGCGTacgtgccgcagcaggcgtGGATCATGAACGCGACGGTGCGCGGCAACATCCTGTTcttcgacgaggaggacgccgcGCGGCTCGCGGATGCCGTGCGCGTGAGCcagctggaggcggacgTTGCGCAGCTTGGCGGGGGGCTGGAGACGGAGATCGGGGAGAAGGGCGTGAACCTGAGCGGCGGGCAGAAGGCGCGCGTGAGCCTTGCGCGCGCCGTGTACGCGAACCGCGACGTGTACCTGCTG contains these protein-coding regions:
- a CDS encoding ATP-binding cassette protein subfamily C, member 2, putative; the protein is MQYEDPRHHSAASAERRALPKGGHQNGAAEQLATASKATAANRQAALHERDTLKQRITELWGPPKHYVECDEDRASFSHRMWYFFVYPMVLLASREQISLENMPPPTRDVRAHDCGLRLSRAVQAAMYERNAWNCMVGTEVVSTLDASSRGVLRWVGVPQQGGYTRMMAGVEWSVPPALRTAARSDDSG